Proteins co-encoded in one Hyla sarda isolate aHylSar1 chromosome 4, aHylSar1.hap1, whole genome shotgun sequence genomic window:
- the CEP41 gene encoding centrosomal protein of 41 kDa isoform X2 yields MTKYLERIEEIKRNYRYKKDELFKRIKVTTFAQLVLQVASVSDESEAADISEELLRLEESSSVMSELDAELVSDRTNGNDPISPFQLIDTIGGGESVNSARSTLQSVISGVGELDLDEDPKKTSKKDPLSSPRSLEQPYPDCPFLLLDVRDRDCYNQCHIIGAYNYPIAMLSRTMNPFTQEILNYKNAHGKIIILYDEDERIASQAATTMCERGFENLFMLSGGLKVIAQKFPDGLSTGSFPVTCLPQPTQSKSARKRTSPREPTTAAENTWRFSSENLEKIEQHLEKLLVPTDTASRLSRLSTGRSESKTANSRNSQVPSSASSVGSRSIRSISPHSKPWK; encoded by the exons ATTACAGGTATAAAAAAGATGAACTTTTCAAACGGATTAAAGTTACTACCTTTGCCCAGCTG GTACTTCAAGTGGCATCTGTATCGGATGAGAGTGAGGCAGCCGACATTAGTGAGGAGCTACTAAGACTGGAAG aGAGCAGTTCTGTTATGTCAGAACTAGATGCCGAGCTTGTGAGTGACCGGACTAATGGGAATGACCCTATAAGTCCATTCCAACTAATTGACACCATAGGAGGAGGGGAGAGTGTTAATTCTGCACGATCTACACTGCAGAG TGTTATTAGTGGAGTTGGAGAATTAGACTTGGACGAGGATCCCAAGAAGACAAGTAAAAAAGATCCTCTGTCTAGCCCGAGATCCTTAGAACAGCCATACCCAGATTGCCCGTTTCTTCTCCTCGATGTCCGTGACAGAGATTGTTACAACCAATGCCATATTATTGGAG CTTACAACTATCCTATTGCAATGCTTTCCAGAACAATGAATCCATTCACTCAAGAAATCCTAAATTAT AAAAACGCCCATGGTAAAATTATTATCCTGTATGATGAAGATGAGAGGATAGCCAGCCAAGCCGCAACAACAATGTGTGAGAGAGGGTTTGAGAATTTATTCATGCTTTCTGGAG GTCTGAAAGTCATAGCTCAGAAATTCCCAGACGGCCTTTCAACTGGTTCGTTCCCAGTCACCTGCCTGCCCCAACCAACCCAATCCAAATCTGCTCGCAAACGCACCTCTCCAAGAGAACCTACTACAGCTGCAGAGAACACGTGGAGATTTTCTAGTGAAAACTTGGAAAAAATAGAACAACACCTAGAGAAATTGCTTGTGCCAACAGACACTGCCA GTCGTCTCAGCAGATTATCCACTGGAAGATCAGAGTCAAAAACAGCCAACTCCAGAAACAGCCAGGTCCCGTCGTCTGCCAGTTCTGTCGGTTCCCGATCTATCCGCAGCATTAGCCCACACTCCAAGCCATGGAAATAA